In Ruminiclostridium josui JCM 17888, the genomic window TTGGAGGATTCGTTCTCTCCAATCCATATTCCAAGGATATCTTTCTTACCTGAAATATCTACACCCATAACAACATAAGCAGCTCTATTTACTATTTGTCCATCAGTTCTTACCTTGTAATGGATAGCATCCATAAATACAAAAGGATAGATAGCCTCAAGGGGCCTACCTTGCCATTCTTTTATTTCAGGAAGGATTCTTTCAGTTATTTTACTAACCATTTCAGCAGAAATATCTATTCCATAAAGCTCTTTAACCTGATCGTGAATATCTCTGGTAGACATGCCTCGGGCATAAAGAGAAATCACCTTATCCTCAATTCCTGATACATCCCTTTTGTACTTGGGAACTATTTTAGGCTCAAACTCACCTTTTCTGTCCCTTGGAATATCAATCTGTACAGGGCCGAATTCACTCTTTAGTTTTTTTGTTGAGTAACCGTTTCTACTTTTGTCGGTAATTTTATGTCTTGACTCATCTCGGGAATACCCAAGAGAAACATCCATTTCGGCTTCAAGCATTTCCTGAAGAACATCTTTAAATGCCTCCTTTAAAAAGGAGATTATTTCTCCGGGATTTTTAAAATCATTCTCCGCAATTATTTCCTGTACTAACTCTTTTGATAATACGCTCATAAAAAATATTCCTTTCTGGTTAATACTTAAATTCTTAACCAGAAAAGAGTATTTCCTATGTTTCATACACAAAATTATTTACAGCGTCAGAAAATTTGAATCCGCTGGGTTCTGCGGCCATCTATCTTTTCAGCCTTGAATACTATAATTTTGTCAATAAACTCTCGGATAATTTCTGCATCCAATTCTGTAATTTCTGTGTACTTTTTAACCAGTGCCAAAAAGCGGTCGGTATTGAGGGACTGTTCATTTGCTGTATCAATGGTATGCTTTAATTTGGATATCCTTTCTTCCAGTGCCTTCTGCTCGGCTTCATATTCAGCCGACATCTTGTAAAAACGCTCTTCGGGAATTTTGCCCATCACATTGTCTTCATATAGCTTTCGAATGATTTTGTCTATGTCAGCAATGCGAGTCTGTGCTTGTTCATACTCCTTTTGACTTTGGCGGAGTTCTTTGGCAAGTTCCTTTTCTGAATTATTCATAACTATACGGATGAATTCCTGTTCATGGTCTTTGGCAAAGGAGGTTACACGTCTTAAATCTTCTAGCAAAAGCTGTTCCACTACAACATTACGTATCTGATGTGAACTGCACATACCCTTTTTCTTGCGGTAAGTCGCACAAACGAAATATTCCTTATCGTGTGTCCATCCCTTGCCTCTAACCTGATACAGCTTTGCTCCACAGTCGGCACAAAACATCATGCCAGAAAGCATTCCCATTTCACCTAATCGTGATGGTCTTCGCTTGCCATCTCTGATTTTCTGCACTGTTTCCCAAGTCCCCTCATCAATAATTGCTTCATGGGTATTTTTGAAAACTAGCCAATCTTCTGGATTGTTCAATATCTTGACTTTGCTCTTATATGACTTTTTAGAAGTCTTGAAATTCACCGTGTGACCTAGATATTCCATTTTAGCCAGAATATCTGCTACGGTACGAGCCGACCAAGCATATGGGTTTTCAGGTGGTCTTGCTGGAGTGTTAATACCCATTTTGCGAAGATGAACCGTAGGTGTATCAATGCATCGCTTTTCAAGTTGCTTTGCTATCTGCGTGGGTCCAAAGCCAGCCATGCACAGTCGGAAAATATCTCTGACCACTTCGGCGGCTTTCTCATCTATAATCCAGTGCAACTTATCTTCAGGGTCTTTAATATAACCGTAAGGTGGATTGGTGCAGAGTGGCTTACCGGATTGTCCTTTGGATTTGAACACAACACGGATTTTCTTGCTAGTATCCTTAGCGTACCATTCATTAATAATGTTAAGAAACGGTGTAAAGTCACTGTCTGCTTGGTTTGCACTATCAATACCGTTGTTAATAGCAATAAATCGTACATCTGCTTCAGGAAACATAATCTCGGTATAATAACCTACTTTGAGGTAATCCCTGCCGAAGCGGGACATATCCTTGATGATAATCGTTCCGATTCTACCGGACTCTACATCTGCAATCATGCGGTTAAAGTCTGGTCTATCAAAAGTTGTACCGCTGACCCCATCATCCACATAAAATTCGATGTTACGAAAACCGTTGTCCTCAGCATATTTCTTTAGAATTGCCTTCTGGTTTACTATACTGTTGCTGTCCCCTGCAAGCTCATCATCACGGGAAAGCCTGCAGTAAAGAGCAGTAATTTTCGCTTCTTCAAATGCTAATGTTGATTTACGTATAGTGCTAAATGTTGACTGTCTATTCATTTTTCTCCTCCATTTCCGACAGTCTTCAAGCGGTTTAGCACTATGTATATTACCGTACTACCTTGAAGAAGTCGAGTTGATTTCCGTGGGTTTATATGAACTATCAGATAACTTTGAAAGGCTTTTTGCGTTGACTGTAATCAGTCGTTTCAGCTTGGAATATGCACTTTCCTTTGCTGAATCGCTTACTCGTGATTCCACCACATAGACCGTACCTCCGATATCGGATTTGGTTGTGCGGCTGTTACTTTGATTTTCCATATCGTGACCTCCTGTCCGATGTTTTGAAGGAACTGGCACTGAGCCGAATTGATGACCCAGTACCTAATCCATTATTTAAGCTTTTATTTGTAATATTTTCAGAGCATCTGGTTGAATTAGCTTGCCATCCAATCTTTCGTAAGCAGAAAATCCAATTTGCCCCTGCAATGCATATAACTCACTTAATTTCTTTATTGTTATTGGCTGACGCTCAATCAGCCAGTAATACGATAGATCTCCGAATACAATGCTTTTTGCTCCTGCTGATACTGTAGGCATATATGGAGAGGTAACTACAGGCTTTCCGAAGATGGTGTTATCTGAAGTATTCCATAGATAACTGCCATTTGTATCTTTAAGGGTTCTAAGAAGCATGGATGTATTATCGTGCATGATAAACACAGCGTTATTTCGGTATTCATCTTTTAATGAAAAATACAGAGAGATAATCTCGTCAAAAGAGATGGTAGCACTATCTGCTGTAGTTACATCTGCATCTGCTGTAAGGATACCTGTTGGCTGTGTTGTGCCATTTCCATTAAGCAATGCATTTTCCTCAGCCTTGCCAAAACGCTTCGCAAAATCACCCATCAGATATTTTTCAAGATTAAAGTTCATATCGGTGACGAATGAGCAGTTTAGCTTGACAAGAGATGCCAGCTTGTATGATTTCACCAGAAACTGTGTAAATGTATCGGCATTTTCGGGAATTGGATCTCCGTCTTCAACCCAATCTGCTGTCCCCGTTGAGGATACCGCTTGAATTTTACCTTCTGCAGAAGATAGATTGATAACAGTAGCAAATCTACGGAATACATTCTCCTTTGCCAAAGCAGTGTTAAAGCCTTCTCTGAACTCATCTGGTGCGACATAGGCTCCTACATTATCAAAGCCCTCGCTTAGATTTTGATTGTTTTCTTCTTTTCCTTTCATAACATTCCAAAACGCTCTATTATAAGTTGTTGATGTTGCCATAATCGTTTACCTCCTAAATTTTATTAAATGTGGGGTATATACCCCGTTTGAAACCGCGTTTTTTTACGCGTTGCCCCACGCCCGTTGTCCAGATGAAAAGGTGTGGAGATTTGAACTCCCCTAGGGGGTAGGTATTAACACATGGACTTGTATCCAGTGGTTTCAGTGGTTTTAAGCTTTGTAGCAAGATGTAGCAGGTAAAAACTAAACTCTCTATACGAGAGCGATTTTTTATATAACCTGTTTTTCTTGCTACAAGCTGCTACACTGTGTTTAAATAAGAAGAAATTCTTCTTCTGTCAGCCTATATCCGATAAGCATTGTGGTCATTCCACCACCAGAACGTGGTCGTTTCCGTTCTACACGGGCGATAGCTGTTAATGCCTGTTTGAAGTTTCTTGCATTCTCCGAATAACATCCATTGGCACTGCACCAACGCTGATACCGGGCATATACTTCGGATGTCCGCACCTCACTGTTAGGATTTTCCTCCAAGGCATCCTCGAAAAATAATGCTATTTTGTCGCTGTCACGCTTATAAGCCTCCGTTGCTGTCTTAACGGAATCAGGTAAAATTAAGCCTTCCTTTTTTAACAGCTGATAGCCTTCAATTAGCCAGTTGAGGATAGCACTCTGATTCTTCGCTTTGGCGAATTCACGTTTTAAGTTTTTATCCTGCTCGCTTTCATCAAAGTGTCGTTCAAAAGTGTCAATGACGGTGATAAAATGTAAGAAAACAGCGGTTAAATTTTGTATGTATATGGTGGTAACAAAATAACTTGTGATACACTTCAAATAAAACTTGGGGTGTACAAAGAATGAAAGGAAACTACTGGATGGAAATACGAAATGATCGCAAGAAAGGATTATCTTACACAGAGATTGCAAGAAAATATCATATGGATCCACGTACTGCAAAGAAATATGCAGAATCAGATATAAAACCTGTCTATCAGCTTACTGGTCCCAAACCTTCTAAATTAGACTCTTACAAGCACCAGATCGATTTATGGCTAGAAGAAGCACCATTTAGTGCAGTAAGAATTCATGAAAAGCTTCTAGAACAAGGCTGTAACTGCAAATATACCATAGTCCGTGAGTATGTTTCATCAAAAAAACAGGACTTAAATCAAAAAGCCACTGTCCGATTTGAAACGATGCCTGGACTTCAGGGACAGGTTGACTGGGGATTCTTTGAAAACTATAAGGTACTGGAAAATGGAGAATATAAAAAGCTTTACTGTTTTCTCATGGTTTTAGGGTATTCTAGAATGAGATATATTGAATTTGTAACAGATATGAGTACTTCAACACTAATACGTTGTCATGTAAATGCTTTTCGATATTTTGGAGGATATCCTGAAGAAATATTATACGACAATATGAAACAAGTTGTTGTAAAGCGATTATTAAAACAAGCTGACAGTGAACTCAATAGACAGTTTGAAGATTTTGCAGGATTTTATGGATATAAGCCTGTTCTATGTAGACCATATCGCGGACAGACAAAAGGAAAAGTAGAACGAACCGTTGCGTATGTTAGAGACAACTTTATGACAGGTATAAAATACGCTTCTCTCGATGACTTAAATGGACAGGCGTATGCATGGTGTAATAAGGTTAACAGCAAGGTTCATGGAACTACCAATGAACGTCCTATTGATCGATTGAGAGATGAGATGTTATCTCCATTAAAAAGAGAATACATAATAGACAAAATTAATCTTCGAAGAGTTGAAAAAGACTGCCTTATCAGCTATGCCGGTAATAAGTATTCTGTACCAGCAGAATATGTAGGCAAAGATGTGGCAGTCATTGTCCTTCAAAATATGTTAGCTGCATATTTTCAAGGAAAACAAATATCAATTCATAAATTATCATACAGTAAAAACACCTTAAACGTCAACAAAGAACACTATAAAACAATGTTGGTTAAACAGAGTTTTGATATAGAAAACACACTTCTACATAATCCAGATATTGTAGATTTTCCATCTCCAAAACATTCTCTTAAACAGTATGATGAGCTGATGGGAGGAGTAACATTTTGAGTGAACTAGCTTACGAAAGAATCAAGAACAACCTTGAAACATTAGGAATGAGAAATACACTTACGATTATTGATAATTACTTAGAGCAAGCCATTCATGAAAAGAGAAATATCGTCGATATCTTAGATCATATTTTCACAGAAGAAGCCAAGTCAAAGAAATCAAGAGCTGTGGAAAATCAAATTAAAATGTCAGGATTTCCATATAAAAAGACACTTGACATGTTTGACTTTGATTTTCAACCTAGCATTAACAGAGAGCAGATCATGGAACTTGCGACCATGCGCTTTGTGGAAAATAAAGAAAATGTTGTTTTTCTAGGTACTCCTGGTGTTGGCAAAACACATCTTGCTGTAGCACTTGGAATGATTGCTGCAGAGCATAGATATTCCACTTATTATATTAACTGCCATAACTTAATTACGCAGTTGAACAAAGCCCATTATGAAAATAGACTTCAGGAACGATTGAAGAACTTTGCCAAATACAAGGTACTAATCATTGATGAAATTGGATATCTTCCAATGGATATTCAAGGTGCAAACTTATTTTTTCAATTAATAGCCAAACGATATGAAAGAAATACAACCATATTTACTTCAAATAAAGCTTTTTCAGCATGGAATGAAGTATTCTCAGATATAACTATTGCCTCCGCTATTCTTGACAGAATTCTACATCATTGTCAAGTTGTAAGTATTAAAGGTGAAAGTTATCGTCTAAAGGAACGAAAGGAGATGATGACAGGAAGTACCACAATGGTAAATACATTATTTAAGACTAAGGAATAATTTTTTTGCCATAAAACAGCAAAATTTAAACGCTATAAAATTACAAAATCGAAACGTCATTGACACCACCTGTCATGCTTTTTACCTGTGCAGCATTTAGGACAAGTCCTCTGCTAGGTTCGGAGATATTCACAAAGCGTACTCCTGAAAGCCGGGCAATATCTTCACTTGGACTTGAACTGTTATTGTTCTTTTTCAGACTGATAGTCTCCGGCCTTGCGGTACAGCCATAACTGCCTAATACCTTAAGAACGCTCTCACATAGCGTACCTTTACCATTTCGAGTTGTAGCACCATAAAGAACAAACAGGCATTCATACCGAGTGTCTCCGCTGATACTGTAGCCAAAGGCTTTTTGGAGGAATTTTGCCTTTTCCTCATCTCCGCTCATAATCTCATGAATAAATCTATTCCATCGCTCGCTTTTTGCTTCTGGGTCATATTTAACACCAGATATCTTTGTGAGTCTGTCCTCGCTGTTGTGGGGACGAAAATCCATGGATATTAAAAACAAGGTTCCATTGGCACAGTTGAGCATAAGCGGGTCTTGGTCAAATTCAGCCATTGATATGGGATATACGCTCTGTGCATCTTTAAGTACCGTTTCTCGGTATCTTCTTGACTGCCACTTTCGGCAATAGTCAATGTATGCCTTTCTTTGATGTTCATCTTGAATAGTCAAAGCATAGGTTAGCAGTTGATTAGCCAATGATTTACACATTTCCATTACTTTGAGATTACCGACATCAGGAATCCAAATGCCATTCTCATAGCAAAACCACATCTTCCTTTCGGGAACAAAGCGGGCAAAAGACTTATAATAATCAGCAAACAACCTGCTTGCCCCAATATCTGTCCAAGGGTAGCGATCGTTACTCTCAGGCTTAAAGCCAGCAAGGGAACATTCACCAAAATCTTCTGTAGCTGATGAATGTATACCACCCGGTTTGTATATCTCAGTAGCATTTGCGATTGCTTTTTCTATGGTTATCATTCCATAAGTACTGCCAGACTGTGGTCTATTCCATTTATCTCGCATTAGGCCGCTCTGCCGGAAAAGTCTGTCTATCTGTCC contains:
- the istA gene encoding IS21 family transposase, coding for MKGNYWMEIRNDRKKGLSYTEIARKYHMDPRTAKKYAESDIKPVYQLTGPKPSKLDSYKHQIDLWLEEAPFSAVRIHEKLLEQGCNCKYTIVREYVSSKKQDLNQKATVRFETMPGLQGQVDWGFFENYKVLENGEYKKLYCFLMVLGYSRMRYIEFVTDMSTSTLIRCHVNAFRYFGGYPEEILYDNMKQVVVKRLLKQADSELNRQFEDFAGFYGYKPVLCRPYRGQTKGKVERTVAYVRDNFMTGIKYASLDDLNGQAYAWCNKVNSKVHGTTNERPIDRLRDEMLSPLKREYIIDKINLRRVEKDCLISYAGNKYSVPAEYVGKDVAVIVLQNMLAAYFQGKQISIHKLSYSKNTLNVNKEHYKTMLVKQSFDIENTLLHNPDIVDFPSPKHSLKQYDELMGGVTF
- a CDS encoding transposon-encoded TnpW family protein is translated as MENQSNSRTTKSDIGGTVYVVESRVSDSAKESAYSKLKRLITVNAKSLSKLSDSSYKPTEINSTSSR
- a CDS encoding primase-like DNA-binding domain-containing protein, yielding MKCITSYFVTTIYIQNLTAVFLHFITVIDTFERHFDESEQDKNLKREFAKAKNQSAILNWLIEGYQLLKKEGLILPDSVKTATEAYKRDSDKIALFFEDALEENPNSEVRTSEVYARYQRWCSANGCYSENARNFKQALTAIARVERKRPRSGGGMTTMLIGYRLTEEEFLLI
- a CDS encoding phage/plasmid primase, P4 family, with protein sequence MPQILKSKPQFCCWKYEERSGRKTKVPYNPITGKRAKPNQRGTFKDFSSAVAAISDYDGIGFLVGNDICVIDLDDCFDSSGKLKPISQSVVDSFSGCYMEHSPSGKGLHIFFKATDYDFDKTKYYINNRKLGVEVYVAGATNRFVTVTGNVFVDGDISEKSNELQMILDKYMLRPTPVKQLLDTESRSYLSDKSVIEKALKSANGEKFKALWQGDTSGYASASEADLALCGMLAFWCGRDIGQIDRLFRQSGLMRDKWNRPQSGSTYGMITIEKAIANATEIYKPGGIHSSATEDFGECSLAGFKPESNDRYPWTDIGASRLFADYYKSFARFVPERKMWFCYENGIWIPDVGNLKVMEMCKSLANQLLTYALTIQDEHQRKAYIDYCRKWQSRRYRETVLKDAQSVYPISMAEFDQDPLMLNCANGTLFLISMDFRPHNSEDRLTKISGVKYDPEAKSERWNRFIHEIMSGDEEKAKFLQKAFGYSISGDTRYECLFVLYGATTRNGKGTLCESVLKVLGSYGCTARPETISLKKNNNSSSPSEDIARLSGVRFVNISEPSRGLVLNAAQVKSMTGGVNDVSIL
- a CDS encoding phage major capsid protein, which gives rise to MATSTTYNRAFWNVMKGKEENNQNLSEGFDNVGAYVAPDEFREGFNTALAKENVFRRFATVINLSSAEGKIQAVSSTGTADWVEDGDPIPENADTFTQFLVKSYKLASLVKLNCSFVTDMNFNLEKYLMGDFAKRFGKAEENALLNGNGTTQPTGILTADADVTTADSATISFDEIISLYFSLKDEYRNNAVFIMHDNTSMLLRTLKDTNGSYLWNTSDNTIFGKPVVTSPYMPTVSAGAKSIVFGDLSYYWLIERQPITIKKLSELYALQGQIGFSAYERLDGKLIQPDALKILQIKA
- a CDS encoding recombinase family protein, translating into MNRQSTFSTIRKSTLAFEEAKITALYCRLSRDDELAGDSNSIVNQKAILKKYAEDNGFRNIEFYVDDGVSGTTFDRPDFNRMIADVESGRIGTIIIKDMSRFGRDYLKVGYYTEIMFPEADVRFIAINNGIDSANQADSDFTPFLNIINEWYAKDTSKKIRVVFKSKGQSGKPLCTNPPYGYIKDPEDKLHWIIDEKAAEVVRDIFRLCMAGFGPTQIAKQLEKRCIDTPTVHLRKMGINTPARPPENPYAWSARTVADILAKMEYLGHTVNFKTSKKSYKSKVKILNNPEDWLVFKNTHEAIIDEGTWETVQKIRDGKRRPSRLGEMGMLSGMMFCADCGAKLYQVRGKGWTHDKEYFVCATYRKKKGMCSSHQIRNVVVEQLLLEDLRRVTSFAKDHEQEFIRIVMNNSEKELAKELRQSQKEYEQAQTRIADIDKIIRKLYEDNVMGKIPEERFYKMSAEYEAEQKALEERISKLKHTIDTANEQSLNTDRFLALVKKYTEITELDAEIIREFIDKIIVFKAEKIDGRRTQRIQIF
- the istB gene encoding IS21-like element helper ATPase IstB, translating into MSELAYERIKNNLETLGMRNTLTIIDNYLEQAIHEKRNIVDILDHIFTEEAKSKKSRAVENQIKMSGFPYKKTLDMFDFDFQPSINREQIMELATMRFVENKENVVFLGTPGVGKTHLAVALGMIAAEHRYSTYYINCHNLITQLNKAHYENRLQERLKNFAKYKVLIIDEIGYLPMDIQGANLFFQLIAKRYERNTTIFTSNKAFSAWNEVFSDITIASAILDRILHHCQVVSIKGESYRLKERKEMMTGSTTMVNTLFKTKE
- a CDS encoding IS256 family transposase; this translates as MSVLSKELVQEIIAENDFKNPGEIISFLKEAFKDVLQEMLEAEMDVSLGYSRDESRHKITDKSRNGYSTKKLKSEFGPVQIDIPRDRKGEFEPKIVPKYKRDVSGIEDKVISLYARGMSTRDIHDQVKELYGIDISAEMVSKITERILPEIKEWQGRPLEAIYPFVFMDAIHYKVRTDGQIVNRAAYVVMGVDISGKKDILGIWIGENESSKFWLGVLNDLKNRGIEDVLIFCVDGLTGLKEAIAAAFPKSEIQRCIIHQLRNSFKYVSYKDLKAFSKDFKTVYTSPSEEIALNRFEDLKNKWGKDYPYAFKSWENNWEVLSPYYKFPEQIRKIIYTTNIIEGLHRQFRKVTKTKSVFPSDTSLEKMLYLASMNVIKKWTQRYRNWDQVMSQLMIMYDGRLDNYI